A stretch of the Xylocopa sonorina isolate GNS202 chromosome 12, iyXylSono1_principal, whole genome shotgun sequence genome encodes the following:
- the Gaba-b-r2 gene encoding gamma-aminobutyric acid type B receptor subunit 2 produces MAVVPRRTHSGWPCQRLLTAARICAFLLWIDGMSTCAGQRPINLGGIKKRDVYIAGFFPYGSHVSESHIGRGVMPSVKLAVDHINEDRVVLRNYRLHMWWNDTECNTAVGVKAFFDMMHSGPHKVMLFGAACTHVTDPIAKASKHWRLTQLSYADTHPMFTSDSFPNFFRVVPSENAFNAPRVALLMHFNWTRVGTIYQNEPRYALAHNRLVADLDDYRMEVVETQSFATEVTTALEKLKEKDVRIILGNFNEAWAGRIFCEAYRFGMFGRKYQWVIMGMYGEKWWLRSRGGCEPSELAEALHGAILTDLLPITTEKRKTIAGITTEQYQLEYDSRRGAEYSRFHGYTYDGIWAVALAIQRVASRITHHRRNQTMSDFRYRDVLWEKLFLEALRNTSFEGVTGPVRFYDNERKAYILLKQFQSDREVKVGEYDAVTGVLSLNKGEPMIWRGRSPPKDRTLHIIEHTTVNITIYAVLTSAASVGIVMAAIFLAINIKYRNQRYIKMSSPHLNNLIIVGCMLTYSSVIFLGLDSQLSSVTAFPYICTARAWLLMAGFSLAFGSMFSKTWRVHSIFTDVKLNKKVIKDYQLFMVVGVLLFIDLGIMTTWQVADPFYRETKQMEPYPHPSSEDIIIIPENEYCQSNRMTIYLGCIYAYKGLLMIFGAFLAWETRHVSIPALNDSKYVGMSVYNVVIMCVTGAAISFVLADKQDAMFIMLAIFIIFCSTATLCLVFVPKLIELRRNPQGAIDKRIRATLRPMSKTRRDSSVNELEERLKEATLANQKFRKQLLEKDSELEMFLRRLDERTASNAEEPMDRLTVPRGQDGTTVKREGLSVTTETTDISVSMCSLNSTTTSQPEGGDYASSFAATEPETVAGKKKTSFSKVPSIAIDAERVPLVPSSETEPQSQPQPQPQPQPQPQPQPQPRTRTQPQTRTQMEAGTGLKHTPDDAGRGKRKVGGKESEPLLVEKSPDSRRDSGKTNVEFVPEIVEEGDAVVLEETEIPRHGKPIRCREDRRSSRLPTPPPAKNVSFGELHEQSYLEQPILPPPVQFVPKHRHSVSAANANANANANANAIGIGHQSLKRRSSVKSNGMAHSHHELFQTRRTSVPVNSVSYISTENVSKSEAGEISGLDKSYVIGECGHRRALVFGTGYRCEKHGGRGHSRAMLNGTAETPPAPRRQRKHYDSQNASSPSVPAIVNASYSDTEKYEGSMSTIIQRSVSERSREKCPRLRSEDRHAMIECPYRATRRIRECRHTECPARKLRQQARLEYVQSTPNVATIHNNKFASANPRGGPDGGSCGGVTGPTAGIHGTVSGSAGATGSSTDVVGGSAVNVSKMYSAVSDGELLDLAILPIFQKLLTERHKSSSRTGYGASVASCPNISIKCDIVEYL; encoded by the exons atGGCCGTGGTTCCGAGGCGAACTCACTCTGGATGGCCTTGCCAACGTCTGTTAACGGCCGCTCGCATCTGCGCGTTCCTCCTCTGGATCGACGGAATGTCCACCTGTGCCGGGCAGAGGCCGATAAACCTCGGCGGCATCAAGAAACGGGACGTTTACATCGCCGGGTTCTTTCCGTATGGCAGCCACGTATCCGAGAGCCACATTGGCCGCGGCGTGATGCCCTCGGTCAAGCTCGCCGTCGATCACATCAACGAAGATCGCGTCGTACTTAGAAATTATCGACTGCACATGTGGTGGAACGACACGGAG TGCAATACCGCGGTCGGCGTCAAGGCGTTTTTCGATATGATGCACAGCGGGCCGCACAAGGTGATGCTATTCGGCGCAGCTTGCACCCACGTCACGGATCCGATCGCGAAAGCCTCCAAACACTGGCGTCTGACGCAG CTGAGCTACGCGGACACGCACCCGATGTTCACCAGCGATAGCTTCCCGAATTTCTTTCGGGTGGTGCCTTCCGAGAACGCGTTCAACGCACCTCGGGTCGCTCTCCTGATGCATTTCAATTGGACCAGGGTCGGTACCATTTATCAAAACGAGCCGAGATACGCTCTG GCGCACAATCGACTGGTGGCCGATCTGGACGACTACAGGATGGAGGTGGTGGAAACGCAAAGCTTCGCCACCGAGGTGACCACGGCGCTCGAGAAACTGAAAGAGAAAGATGTTCGAATTATTTTAGGAAATTTTAACGAAGCTTGGGCTGGACGAATATTCTGCGAGGCGTACAG ATTCGGCATGTTTGGAAGAAAGTATCAGTGGGTGATCATGGGTATGTACGGGGAGAAATGGTGGCTACGATCGCGCGGTGGTTGCGAGCCCTCTGAACTCGCGGAGGCCCTTCACGGCGCCATATTGACGGATTTGTTGCCGATCACGACGGAGAAGCGAAAAACCATAGCCGGGATC ACGACCGAACAGTACCAGCTCGAATACGACTCGAGGCGCGGCGCAGAGTATTCGAGGTTTCACGGTTACACCTACGACGGTATATGGGCGGTCGCGTTGGCCATACAACGCGTCGCCAGCAGGATAACGCACCATCGTCGCAATCAGACCATGTCGGATTTCAGATACAGGGACGTGCTCTGGGAGAAGCTATTCCTCGAAGCTCTGAGGAATACCAGCTTCGAGGGTGTCACG GGCCCGGTACGTTTCTACGACAACGAGAGGAAAgcgtacattctattgaaacagTTTCAAA GCGACAGGGAGGTGAAAGTCGGCGAATACGACGCCGTCACCGGTGTATTAAGTCTGAACAAGGGCGAACCGATGATCTGGAGGGGAAGATCACCGCCGAAAGATCGGACTCTTCACATAATCGAGCATACCACCGTGAACATTACGATATACGCCGTGCTCACATCCGCGGCCAGCGTGGGTATCGTCATGGCGGCCATTTTTCTTGCCATCAATATTAAATACAGAAATCAAAG ATACATAAAAATGTCATCGCCGCATTTAAACAACCTCATTATCGTCGGATGCATGCTGACCTACAGCAGTGTAATTTTCCTTGGGTTAGATTCGCAGCTGTCCAGTGTAACGGCATTTCCCTACATTTGCACCGCCAGAGCATGGCTGCTGATGGCTGGTTTCTCGTTGGCGTTCGGTTCCATGTTCTCGAAAACATGGCGAGTACATTCGATCTTCACCGACGTTAAACTGAACAAGAAG GTGATCAAGGATTACCAATTGTTCATGGTGGTCGGTGTTTTGTTGTTCATCGATCTGGGTATCATGACTACCTGGCAAGTCGCCGATCCGTTTTATCGGGAAACGAAGCAAATGGAGCCCTAT CCCCATCCCTCCAGCGAAGATATCATCATAATACCGGAGAACGAGTACTGTCAGAGCAATCGAATGACCATTTACCTGGGTTGCATATACGCGTACAAAGGCCTCTTGATG ATATTCGGCGCCTTCTTGGCATGGGAAACCAGACACGTCAGCATCCCGGCGTTGAACGACAGCAAATACGTCGGAATGAGCGTCTACAACGTGGTGATCATGTGCGTGACAGGTGCGGCAATTAGCTTCGTGCTGGCCGACAAACAGGACGCAATGTTCATTATGTTGGCAATATTCATAATATTCTGCAGCACCGCTACCCTCTGCTTGGTTTTCGTACCAAAG CTGATAGAGTTGCGAAGGAATCCCCAAGGCGCGATAGACAAGCGTATCAGGGCGACTCTCAGACCAATGTCGAAAACGCGAAGGGACTCGAGCGTGAACGAACTGGAAGAACGATTGAAGGAGGCGACGCTAGCGAACCAAAAGTTTCGCAAACAGTTGTTGGAAAAAGACTCGGAACTGGAG atgttcctACGGAGGCTCGACGAACGAACCGCGTCGAACGCGGAGGAACCGATGGACAGGTTGACCGTGCCTCGAGGGCAAGACGGAACGACCGTGAAAAGAGAGG GTCTGTCCGTCACCACGGAGACGACAGACATTTCCGTGTCGATGTGCAGCTTAAATTCGACTACGACCTCCCAACCGGAAGGCGGCGATTACGCCAGTTCGTTCGCTGCGACCGAGCCAGAGACCGTCGCCGGCAA GAAGAAGACGTCGTTCTCGAAAGTGCCGTCGATCGCGATCGACGCCGAACGAGTCCCTCTGGTACCTTCTTCCGAGACGGAACCGCAATCGCAACCGCAACCGCAACCGCAACCGCAACCGCAACCGCAACCGCAACCGCaaccgcgaacgcgaacgcagcCGCAAACACGAACGCAGATGGAAGCGGGTACGGGTTTGAAGCATACCCCGGACGATGCCGGCCGTGGAAAGAGGAAAGTTGGTGGCAAAGAGAGCGAGCCGCTTCTGGTCGAGAAAAGTCCGGACTCGAGGCGCGACTCGGGTAAAACGAACGTCGAGTTCGTACCGGAGATCGTCGAGGAGGGTGACGCCGTTGTCCTCGAGGAGACCGAAATCCCGAGGCACGGGAAACCGATCAGGTGCAGGGAGGATCGTAGGTCGTCCAGACTACCGACGCCGCCACCGGCGAAAAACGTCTCGTTCGGCGAACTTCACGAGCAGAGTTACCTCGAGCAGCCGATTCTGCCACCCCCCGTGCAATTCGTGCCGAAGCATCGTCATTCCG TTTCAgcggcgaacgcgaacgcgaacgcgaacgcgaacgcgaacgcgatcgGGATAGGGCACCAATCGCTAAAGAGAAGATCCTCGGTGaagagcaacgggatggcgcattCGCATCACGAGCTGTTTCAAACTAGACGGACCAGCGTGCCGGTCAACTCTGTCAGCTACATATCGACCGAGAACGTGTCCAAGTCCGAGGCAGGGGAGATCTCTGGGCTGGACAAGTCTTACGTGATCGGGGAATGCGGTCATAGGCGGGCGTTGGTTTTCGGGACTGGTTACCGTTGCGAGAAACACGGTGGTCGGGGACACTCTCGCGCGATGCTGAACGGGACCGCGGAAACTCCGCCAGCGCCGAGGAGGCAGAGGAAGCACTACGATTCGCAGAACGCGAGCTCCCCGAGCGTACCGGCGATAGTGAACGCGAGTTACTCCGACACCG AAAAATACGAGGGATCCATGTCGACGATCATTCAACGATCGGTGTCCGAGAGGTCGCGGGAAAAGTGTCCACGGCTACGAAGCGAGGATCGACACGCGATGATCGAGTGCCCGTATCGCGCGACGCGACGAATACGGGAGTGCAGGCACACCGAGTGTCCGGCACGGAAACTACGGCAACAGGCTCGTCTCGAGTACGTGCAAAGCACCCCGAACGTCGCCACTATTCACAACAATAAGTTCGCCAGCGCGAATCCTCGCGGTGGACCCGACGGCGGCAGCTGCGGCGGTGTCACCGGGCCAACCGCCGGTATACACGGGACGGTATCCGGTTCGGCCGGTGCTACCGGCAGCAGTACGGACGTTGTCGGTGGTTCCGCTGTCAACGTCTCGAAAATGTACAGCGCCGTGTCGGACGGTGAGTTGCTCGATCTAGCGATCTTGCCGATCTTCCAAAAGCTGCTCACCGAAAGGCACAAGAGTTCCTCGAGGACCGGCTACGGCGCGAGCGTCGCCAGCTGTCCGAATATATccatcaaatgcgacatcgttGAATACCTTTAA
- the Aldh gene encoding aldehyde dehydrogenase, translating to MLRSLKTIRYFSTKAIPVPERNPSILYTGIFIDNEWHRSKSGKTFPTVNPTTGETIADVQEGDAADIDVAVNAASKAFKLGSPWRTMDASERGLLMHRLADLMERDHAYLASLETLDNGKPYTAAYHFDVVRSIETLRYYAGWADKNHGKTIPADGKCFAYTRHEPVGVCGQIIPWNFPILMMTWKLGPALATGNVVVLKPAEQTPLTALYIAQLTKDAGFPNGVVNVVPGFGNAGAALVAHKLVDKIAFTGSTEVGKLVQQGAAINNLKRTTLELGGKSPNIIFRDSDLDYAVESAHFALFYNMGQCCCAGSRTFVEDSIYDEFVERSAARAKSRVVGDPFDSNVEHGPQIDEQQRDRIMSLIETGKQQGAKLVSGGTTIGDRGYFVAPTVFANVDDHMTIAKEEIFGPVQQILKFTSLNEVISRANNTDYGLAAAVFTKDIDKANYVTQGLRAGTVWVNTYNALLPQVPFGGYKMSGHGREFGEYGLEAYTEVKSVIIKVNEKNS from the exons ATGTTACGATCGTTGAAAACGATACGATACTTTTCTACCAAGGCCATACCGGTACCGGAAAGAAACCCATCGATTCTTTACACAGGG ATTTTCATCGACAACGAATGGCACCGATCGAAATCAGGGAAAACGTTCCCAACGGTAAATCCCACGACTGGTGAAACGATCGCGGACGTACAAGAAGGTGACGCTGCGGATATCGATGTAGCCGTAAACGCGGCCAGTAAAGCTTTTAAACTCGGCTCACCATGGAGAACTATGGACGCTTCCGAACGCGGTCTGTTAATGCACAGATTGGCCGATTTGATGGAACGCGATCATGCCTATCTCGCG TCATTGGAGACATTGGACAATGGGAAACCTTATACGGCGGCGTATCACTTCGATGTGGTCAGGAGTATAGAAACATTGCGATATTATGCAGGATGGGCCGATAAAAATCACGGCAAAACGATTCCAGCTGACGGGAAATGTTTCGCCTACACTCGCCACGAACCTGTCGGCGTTTGCGGGCAAATTATTCCATGGAATTTCCCAATTCTAATGATGACCTGGAAACTAGGACCCGCTTTAGCGACTG GTAACGTTGTCGTGTTGAAGCCAGCGGAGCAAACGCCGTTAACAGCATTGTACATCGCTCAGTTGACCAAAGACGCTGGATTTCCGAACGGAGTGGTGAACGTTGTTCCCGGTTTCGGTAACGCCGGAGCCGCGTTAGTCGCTCATAAGTTAGTCGATAAAATAGCATTCACCGGTTCGACCGAGGTTGGAAAACTGGTGCAACAGGGTGCCGCGATCAACAACTTGAAGAGGACCACGTTAGAGCTTGGTGGAAAATCTCCGAATATCATTTTCAGAGATTCCGATCTCGACTACGCTGTAGAGAGTGCTCATTTCGCGTTATTCTACAACATG GGTCAATGCTGCTGCGCTGGCTCGAGAACTTTCGTCGAGGATAGCATTTACGACGAATTTGTCGAACGAAGCGCTGCGCGCGCGAAATCTAGGGTCGTTGGCGACCCGTTTGATTCGAACGTAGAACACGGCCCACAG ATCGACGAGCAACAAAGAGACAGGATCATGTCCTTGATCGAAACGGGCAAGCAACAAGGTGCGAAACTAGTTTCCGGTGGTACAACAATCGGTGACAGAGGATACTTCGTTGCGCCTACGGTATTCGCGAACGTTGACGATCACATGACCATCGCCAAGGAAGAG ATTTTCGGACCAGTTCAACAAATCCTGAAATTTACCAGCCTGAACGAAGTTATCTCGCGTGCGAACAATACCGATTACGGACTAGCAGCGGCAGTATTCACGAAAGACATCGACAAGGCGAACTATGTCACGCAGGGTCTTCGAGCTGGCACCGTGTG GGTCAACACGTACAATGCTCTGCTACCTCAGGTACCATTCGGTGGTTATAAAATGTCGGGACACGGAAGAGAATTCGGGGAATACGGTCTCGAGGCATACACCGAAGTTAAGAGTGTTATAATCAAAGTTAACGAAAAAAATAGTTAG
- the Wdr24 gene encoding WD repeat domain 24 isoform X1, producing the protein MISKTVCITQEGPANALALNKDNSQVVIAGRNVFKIFTLLEDRFEEACNLRVGKNLNLNFSCNDVAWNLIDDHILATAATNGAVVVWNLNKSSRSKQEHVFIDHKRTVNKVSFHMTEPMWLISGSQDGTMKCFDLRIKEATRTFYSNTESVRDVQFCPHSPHTFAAVSENGHVQQWDLRKPDRYFQHFTAHSGPIFACDWHPETNWLATASRDKTIKVWDLLGKPSCDYVIHTIASVGRIKWRPQRKYHISSCALVVDCSINVWDIRRPYIPFASFNEHRDVPTGVAWRGSAQSFLSTSRDCTLYHHVFKDATRPASKANPQGLALNPKGDIAYACKVNVHVPATMKQLPNFTRKPPAANDTFCMASSVMHRFAINMPREPKWFRICAEGYLLSGRLNDICDHNATVARSAGRNDISTVWNIIKTLYANPMGSILKTPPTASKEDIVNTLNLAQIAIGPGGIDQSSAAHENDVKSLQGEVTGATSGGDDETETDETPENQHSIGSMLPSYKRTFVDHKGPSKGDFVFGESEFEPMTVEYTSSYMHNMINNDNDWTLSKEAFPLRHEIKDRSPPPEQFPNHPPDINEDCASLMIEDQPSQLIVSNIPKPQFWDPTHLIEEALRHHAALRDIQTSASILIALGEKRKNLDIETAVQEHWILEYLDILARFKLWNVATQIIQSVWIPSVSQLNQQSTAIHACCLACTKPLQRAAWFCDRCHSSHHALCSVCHQVVRGIYAWCQGCTHGGHVIHMNEWFSFNRQCPTGCGHICEYT; encoded by the exons ATGATCTCGAAAACTGTGTGCATCACGCAAGAGGGTCCAGCGAATGCATTGGCATTAAATAAAGATAATAGTCAAGTTGTTATAGCGGGGCGTAATG ttttcaaaatatttaccTTGTTAGAGGACAGATTCGAAGAAGCTTGTAATCTACGCGTTGGGAAAAATTTAAATCTAAATTTCTCTTGCAACGACGTTGCTTGGAATCTGATAGACG ATCATATACTGGCGACCGCTGCCACCAATGGGGCGGTAGTGGTATGGAATTTGAACAAGTCGTCCAGATCCAAGCAGGAGCATGTATTCATCGATCATAAAAGAACAGTGAACAAAGTAAGTTTCCATATGACCGAACCCATGTGGTTAATATCGGGTTCTCAAGATGGTACGATGAAATGTTTCGATTTGAGAATAAAAGAAGCCACCCGAACATTTTACAG TAATACAGAGTCGGTACGCGACGTACAATTTTGTCCCCATTCGCCCCATACTTTTGCCGCTGTTTCTGAAAATGGCCACGTGCAACAGTGGGATTTACGTAAACCCGACCGTTATTTTCAACACTTTACTGCTCACAGCGGTCCTATATTTGCCTGTGACTGGCATCCCGAAACTAATTGGCTGGCAACTGCTTCTAGAGATAAAACCATCAAG GTTTGGGACTTGCTAGGTAAACCCAGTTGCGATTATGTTATACATACAATAGCGTCGGTAGGTCGTATAAAATGGAGACCTCAAAGGAAATACCATATATCCAGTTGCGCACTTGTGGTGGACTGTAGCATAAACGTATGGGATATTCGTAGGCCGTACATACCTTTTGCAAGTTTTAACGAACACAGAGACGTTCCGACTGGTGTTGCATGGAGAGGCAGCGCACAATCGTTCCTATCGACTAGCAGA GATTGTACGCTGTATCATCACGTATTCAAAGATGCTACCAGACCAGCGAGTAAAGCGAACCCGCAAGGTCTTGCGTTGAATCCAAAGGGGGATATCGCGTATGCCTGTAAAGTAAATGTACACGTTCCAGCGACAATGAAACAGTTGCCTAATTTTACGAG GAAACCACCGGCGGCAAACGACACGTTTTGCATGGCATCGAGCGTTATGCACAGGTTCGCCATAAATATGCCGCGTGAACCAAAATGGTTTAGAATTTGTGCCGAGGGTTACCTGCTCTCTGGAAGATTAAATGACATTTGCGATCATAACGCGACGGTTGCTCGAAGCGCTGGTAGAAACGAT ATCAGTACAGTATGGAACATTATAAAAACTTTATACGCGAACCCTATGGGATCGATATTAAAAACCCCGCCAACCGCATCCAAGGAGGATATAGTGAATACTTTAAATTTAGCACAGATCGCGATTGGACCTGGTGGTATAGATCAGTCGAGTGCAG CGCACGAGAACGACGTAAAATCTTTGCAAGGAGAAGTGACGGGTGCAACTAGCGGAGGTGATGACGAGACAGAGACGGATGAGACACCGGAAAATCAACATTCCATAGGATCGATGTTACCCAG CTACAAACGAACGTTTGTCGATCACAAAGGACCGTCTAAAGGAGACTTCGTATTTGGGGAAAGCGAATTTGAACCAATGACAGTGGAATATACTTCCAGTTACATgcataatatgataaataacgACAACGACTGGACATTGTCCAAAGAAGCGTTTCCTTTGCGGCATGAGATAAAGGATAGGTCTCCACCGCCAGAGCAATTCCCGAATCATCCGCCGGATATTAACGAAGACTGTGCCTCGTTGATGATCGAGGACCAACCGAGTCAGTTAATAGTTTCGAACATACCTAAACCACAATTTTGGGATCCTACGCACTTGATCGAAGAAGCCCTGAGGCATCACGCGGCACTCAGGGACATACAGACTTCAGCGTCGATTCTTATCGCGTTAGGAGAGAAACGAAAAAATCTGGACATCGAAACTGCCGTTCAAGAACATTGGATATTAGAGTACCTGGATATACTTGCAAGATTTAAACTTTGGAACGTGGCTACGCAG ATTATTCAATCGGTTTGGATCCCGTCTGTATCGCAATTAAATCAACAATCGACTGCAATACACGCGTGTTGTTTGGCTTGTACGAAGCCGTTGCAAAGAGCGGCATGGTTTTGCGATCGATGTCATTCGTCCCATCACGCACTTTGTTCGGTTTGTCATCAG GTTGTTCGAGGAATTTACGCGTGGTGCCAAGGATGTACGCACGGTGGTCACGTTATTCATATGAACGAATGGTTCAGTTTCAATCGACAATGCCCTACGGGCTGCGGTCACATCTGCGAGTACACTTAG
- the Wdr24 gene encoding WD repeat domain 24 isoform X2 — MISKTVCITQEGPANALALNKDNSQVVIAGRNVFKIFTLLEDRFEEACNLRVGKNLNLNFSCNDVAWNLIDDHILATAATNGAVVVWNLNKSSRSKQEHVFIDHKRTVNKVSFHMTEPMWLISGSQDGTMKCFDLRIKEATRTFYSNTESVRDVQFCPHSPHTFAAVSENGHVQQWDLRKPDRYFQHFTAHSGPIFACDWHPETNWLATASRDKTIKDCTLYHHVFKDATRPASKANPQGLALNPKGDIAYACKVNVHVPATMKQLPNFTRKPPAANDTFCMASSVMHRFAINMPREPKWFRICAEGYLLSGRLNDICDHNATVARSAGRNDISTVWNIIKTLYANPMGSILKTPPTASKEDIVNTLNLAQIAIGPGGIDQSSAAHENDVKSLQGEVTGATSGGDDETETDETPENQHSIGSMLPSYKRTFVDHKGPSKGDFVFGESEFEPMTVEYTSSYMHNMINNDNDWTLSKEAFPLRHEIKDRSPPPEQFPNHPPDINEDCASLMIEDQPSQLIVSNIPKPQFWDPTHLIEEALRHHAALRDIQTSASILIALGEKRKNLDIETAVQEHWILEYLDILARFKLWNVATQIIQSVWIPSVSQLNQQSTAIHACCLACTKPLQRAAWFCDRCHSSHHALCSVCHQVVRGIYAWCQGCTHGGHVIHMNEWFSFNRQCPTGCGHICEYT; from the exons ATGATCTCGAAAACTGTGTGCATCACGCAAGAGGGTCCAGCGAATGCATTGGCATTAAATAAAGATAATAGTCAAGTTGTTATAGCGGGGCGTAATG ttttcaaaatatttaccTTGTTAGAGGACAGATTCGAAGAAGCTTGTAATCTACGCGTTGGGAAAAATTTAAATCTAAATTTCTCTTGCAACGACGTTGCTTGGAATCTGATAGACG ATCATATACTGGCGACCGCTGCCACCAATGGGGCGGTAGTGGTATGGAATTTGAACAAGTCGTCCAGATCCAAGCAGGAGCATGTATTCATCGATCATAAAAGAACAGTGAACAAAGTAAGTTTCCATATGACCGAACCCATGTGGTTAATATCGGGTTCTCAAGATGGTACGATGAAATGTTTCGATTTGAGAATAAAAGAAGCCACCCGAACATTTTACAG TAATACAGAGTCGGTACGCGACGTACAATTTTGTCCCCATTCGCCCCATACTTTTGCCGCTGTTTCTGAAAATGGCCACGTGCAACAGTGGGATTTACGTAAACCCGACCGTTATTTTCAACACTTTACTGCTCACAGCGGTCCTATATTTGCCTGTGACTGGCATCCCGAAACTAATTGGCTGGCAACTGCTTCTAGAGATAAAACCATCAAG GATTGTACGCTGTATCATCACGTATTCAAAGATGCTACCAGACCAGCGAGTAAAGCGAACCCGCAAGGTCTTGCGTTGAATCCAAAGGGGGATATCGCGTATGCCTGTAAAGTAAATGTACACGTTCCAGCGACAATGAAACAGTTGCCTAATTTTACGAG GAAACCACCGGCGGCAAACGACACGTTTTGCATGGCATCGAGCGTTATGCACAGGTTCGCCATAAATATGCCGCGTGAACCAAAATGGTTTAGAATTTGTGCCGAGGGTTACCTGCTCTCTGGAAGATTAAATGACATTTGCGATCATAACGCGACGGTTGCTCGAAGCGCTGGTAGAAACGAT ATCAGTACAGTATGGAACATTATAAAAACTTTATACGCGAACCCTATGGGATCGATATTAAAAACCCCGCCAACCGCATCCAAGGAGGATATAGTGAATACTTTAAATTTAGCACAGATCGCGATTGGACCTGGTGGTATAGATCAGTCGAGTGCAG CGCACGAGAACGACGTAAAATCTTTGCAAGGAGAAGTGACGGGTGCAACTAGCGGAGGTGATGACGAGACAGAGACGGATGAGACACCGGAAAATCAACATTCCATAGGATCGATGTTACCCAG CTACAAACGAACGTTTGTCGATCACAAAGGACCGTCTAAAGGAGACTTCGTATTTGGGGAAAGCGAATTTGAACCAATGACAGTGGAATATACTTCCAGTTACATgcataatatgataaataacgACAACGACTGGACATTGTCCAAAGAAGCGTTTCCTTTGCGGCATGAGATAAAGGATAGGTCTCCACCGCCAGAGCAATTCCCGAATCATCCGCCGGATATTAACGAAGACTGTGCCTCGTTGATGATCGAGGACCAACCGAGTCAGTTAATAGTTTCGAACATACCTAAACCACAATTTTGGGATCCTACGCACTTGATCGAAGAAGCCCTGAGGCATCACGCGGCACTCAGGGACATACAGACTTCAGCGTCGATTCTTATCGCGTTAGGAGAGAAACGAAAAAATCTGGACATCGAAACTGCCGTTCAAGAACATTGGATATTAGAGTACCTGGATATACTTGCAAGATTTAAACTTTGGAACGTGGCTACGCAG ATTATTCAATCGGTTTGGATCCCGTCTGTATCGCAATTAAATCAACAATCGACTGCAATACACGCGTGTTGTTTGGCTTGTACGAAGCCGTTGCAAAGAGCGGCATGGTTTTGCGATCGATGTCATTCGTCCCATCACGCACTTTGTTCGGTTTGTCATCAG GTTGTTCGAGGAATTTACGCGTGGTGCCAAGGATGTACGCACGGTGGTCACGTTATTCATATGAACGAATGGTTCAGTTTCAATCGACAATGCCCTACGGGCTGCGGTCACATCTGCGAGTACACTTAG